The Streptomyces aurantiacus genome includes a region encoding these proteins:
- the rpsJ gene encoding 30S ribosomal protein S10: MAGQKIRIRLKAYDHEVIDSSAKKIVETVTRTGASVAGPVPLPTEKNVYCVIKSPHKYKDSREHFEMRTHKRLIDILDPTPKTVDSLMRLDLPAGVDIEIKL, from the coding sequence ATGGCGGGACAGAAGATCCGCATCCGGCTCAAGGCCTACGACCACGAGGTCATCGACAGCTCGGCGAAGAAGATCGTCGAGACGGTGACGCGCACTGGTGCGTCGGTCGCGGGCCCGGTGCCGCTGCCCACTGAGAAGAACGTGTACTGCGTCATCAAGTCGCCGCACAAGTACAAGGACTCGCGCGAGCACTTCGAGATGCGCACGCACAAGCGCCTGATCGACATTCTCGACCCGACCCCCAAGACCGTTGACTCCCTGATGCGACTCGACCTCCCGGCCGGTGTCGACATCGAGATCAAGCTCTAA
- the rplC gene encoding 50S ribosomal protein L3, translating into MSKQIKGILGEKLGMTQVWDENNRVVPVTVVKAGPNVVTQVRTNDSDGYESVQIAFGEIDPRKVNKPLKGHFAKADVTPRRHLVEIRTADASEYTLGQEITAETFEAGVKVDVTGNSKGKGFAGVMKRHNFKGLGAGHGVQRKHRSPGSIGGCATPGRVFKGVRMAGRMGNERVTTQNLTVHAVDAEKGLLLIKGAIPGPNGGLVLVRTAAKGA; encoded by the coding sequence ATGAGCAAGCAGATCAAGGGCATCCTGGGCGAGAAGCTCGGCATGACGCAGGTGTGGGACGAGAACAACCGTGTTGTTCCGGTCACCGTCGTCAAGGCCGGCCCGAACGTCGTCACCCAGGTGCGTACGAATGACTCGGACGGCTACGAGTCGGTCCAGATCGCTTTCGGCGAGATCGACCCGCGCAAGGTGAACAAGCCCCTCAAGGGTCACTTCGCCAAGGCCGACGTCACCCCCCGCCGCCACCTCGTCGAGATCCGTACCGCTGACGCCAGCGAGTACACCCTCGGCCAGGAGATCACCGCCGAGACCTTCGAGGCCGGCGTCAAGGTGGACGTGACCGGCAACAGCAAGGGCAAGGGCTTCGCCGGTGTCATGAAGCGTCACAACTTCAAGGGCCTCGGCGCCGGCCACGGTGTCCAGCGCAAGCACCGCTCCCCCGGCTCGATCGGTGGCTGTGCCACCCCCGGCCGTGTGTTCAAGGGCGTCCGCATGGCGGGCCGCATGGGCAACGAGCGGGTCACCACCCAGAACCTGACCGTCCACGCCGTTGACGCGGAGAAGGGTCTGCTGCTCATCAAGGGCGCGATTCCTGGTCCGAACGGCGGCCTCGTCCTGGTCCGCACCGCGGCCAAGGGGGCCTGA
- the rplD gene encoding 50S ribosomal protein L4: MSTVDIISPAGDKTGTVELPAEIFDVEKISIPLLHQVVVAQLAAARQGTHKTKTRAEVRGGGRKPYRQKGTGRARQGSTRAPQFAGGGVVHGPVPRDYSQRTPKKMKAAALRHALTDRARNARIHVVSGVIEGDNPSTKAAKSLLGKISERKNVLLVIERSDEAALLSARNLPQVHILEPGQLNTYDVLVSDDVVFTQAAFESFVSGPQAADTEGSEA, translated from the coding sequence ATGAGCACTGTTGACATCATTTCGCCGGCAGGCGACAAGACCGGGACGGTCGAGCTCCCCGCGGAGATCTTCGACGTCGAGAAGATCAGCATTCCGCTGCTTCACCAGGTCGTCGTCGCCCAGCTGGCCGCTGCCCGCCAGGGCACGCACAAGACCAAGACGCGCGCCGAGGTTCGTGGTGGCGGTAGGAAGCCCTACCGTCAGAAGGGCACCGGCCGCGCCCGTCAGGGTTCGACCCGCGCACCCCAGTTCGCCGGTGGTGGCGTCGTGCACGGTCCCGTGCCGCGTGACTACTCGCAGCGGACCCCGAAGAAGATGAAGGCCGCGGCCCTGCGCCACGCCCTCACCGACCGGGCCCGCAACGCTCGCATCCACGTCGTCTCCGGCGTGATCGAGGGCGACAACCCCTCCACCAAGGCCGCCAAGAGCCTGCTCGGCAAGATCAGTGAGCGCAAGAACGTGCTCCTGGTCATCGAGCGCTCCGACGAGGCCGCGCTGCTTTCCGCGCGCAACCTGCCCCAGGTCCACATCCTGGAGCCGGGCCAGCTGAACACGTACGACGTTCTCGTCTCGGACGACGTGGTCTTCACCCAGGCCGCTTTCGAGTCCTTCGTGTCTGGCCCCCAGGCCGCTGACACCGAAGGGAGCGAAGCCTGA
- the rplW gene encoding 50S ribosomal protein L23, translating to MATRHPSIAPKAAKAAKAARIAKAKRHEAEGKNTVETPLSKSFTDPRDVLIKPVVSEKSYALLDEGKYTFVVAPGANKTQIKQAVQAVFSVKVTGVNTINRQGKRKRTKSGFGKRADTKRAIVTLAEGDRIDIFGQAS from the coding sequence ATGGCTACGCGTCACCCGAGCATTGCCCCCAAGGCGGCCAAGGCCGCCAAGGCCGCGCGCATCGCCAAGGCGAAGCGCCACGAGGCCGAGGGCAAGAACACCGTCGAGACGCCGCTGAGCAAGAGCTTCACGGACCCCCGTGACGTCCTCATCAAGCCGGTCGTCTCCGAGAAGAGCTACGCGCTGCTCGACGAGGGCAAGTACACCTTCGTCGTCGCGCCGGGCGCCAACAAGACCCAGATCAAGCAGGCCGTCCAGGCGGTCTTCTCGGTCAAGGTCACCGGGGTCAACACGATCAACCGCCAGGGAAAGCGCAAGCGGACCAAGAGCGGTTTCGGCAAGCGTGCTGACACCAAGCGCGCCATCGTGACCCTCGCTGAGGGCGACCGTATCGACATCTTCGGCCAGGCCTCCTAA
- the rplB gene encoding 50S ribosomal protein L2: MGIRKYKPTTPGRRGSSVADFVEVTRSTPEKSLVRPLHSKGGRNNSGRVTVRHQGGGHKRAYRVIDFRRHDKDGVPAKVAHIEYDPNRTARIALLHYVDGEKRYILAPRNLSQGDRVENGPGADIKPGNNLALRNIPVGTTIHAIELRPGGGAKFARSAGASVQLLAKEGQMAHLRMPSGEIRLVDVRCRATVGEVGNAEQSNINWGKAGRKRWLGVRPTVRGVAMNPVDHPHGGGEGKTSGGRHPVSPWGQKEGRTRSPKKASNKYIVRRRKTNKKR, from the coding sequence ATGGGAATCCGCAAGTACAAGCCGACTACGCCGGGCCGTCGTGGCTCCAGCGTCGCCGACTTCGTCGAGGTCACGCGGTCCACGCCGGAGAAGTCGCTGGTTCGCCCGCTGCACAGCAAGGGCGGCCGTAACAATTCCGGTCGTGTGACCGTTCGCCACCAGGGTGGTGGACACAAGCGCGCCTACCGTGTCATCGACTTCCGTCGTCATGACAAGGACGGCGTGCCGGCGAAGGTCGCGCACATCGAGTACGACCCCAACCGCACCGCGCGCATCGCGCTGCTGCACTACGTGGACGGCGAGAAGCGCTACATCCTCGCCCCCCGCAACCTGTCGCAGGGCGACCGCGTCGAGAACGGTCCCGGGGCCGACATCAAGCCGGGCAACAACCTGGCGCTCCGCAACATCCCGGTCGGTACCACGATCCACGCGATCGAGCTCCGTCCCGGTGGCGGCGCCAAGTTCGCCCGCTCCGCCGGTGCCTCCGTACAGCTGCTCGCGAAGGAGGGCCAGATGGCCCACCTCCGTATGCCGTCCGGTGAGATCCGCCTGGTCGACGTGCGCTGCCGCGCCACCGTCGGTGAGGTCGGCAACGCCGAGCAGAGCAACATCAACTGGGGCAAGGCCGGCCGCAAGCGCTGGCTGGGCGTCCGCCCGACCGTCCGCGGTGTGGCGATGAACCCGGTTGACCACCCGCACGGTGGTGGTGAAGGCAAGACCTCCGGTGGACGTCACCCGGTCTCGCCGTGGGGTCAGAAGGAGGGTCGTACTCGTTCGCCGAAGAAGGCTTCGAACAAGTACATCGTCCGCCGCCGCAAGACGAACAAGAAGCGCTAG
- the rpsS gene encoding 30S ribosomal protein S19 — MPRSLKKGPFVDDHLIKKVDVQNEAGSKNVIKTWSRRSMIIPAMLGHTIAVHNGKTHIPVFVTESMVGHKLGEFSPTRTFRGHVKDDRKSKRR, encoded by the coding sequence ATGCCGCGCAGTCTCAAGAAGGGGCCCTTCGTCGACGACCACCTCATCAAGAAGGTGGACGTACAGAACGAAGCCGGTTCCAAGAACGTCATCAAGACCTGGTCCCGTCGCTCGATGATCATCCCGGCCATGCTCGGCCACACGATCGCGGTGCACAACGGCAAGACCCACATTCCGGTGTTTGTCACCGAGTCGATGGTCGGCCACAAGCTCGGCGAGTTCTCGCCGACGCGCACCTTCCGGGGTCACGTCAAGGACGACCGGAAGTCGAAGCGCCGCTAA
- the rplV gene encoding 50S ribosomal protein L22 — MEARAQARYIRVTPMKARRVVDLIRGMDATEAQAVLRFAPQAASVPVGKVLDSAIANAAHNYDHTDADSLVISEAYVDEGPTLKRFRPRAQGRAYRIRKRTSHITVVVSSKEGTR, encoded by the coding sequence ATGGAAGCCAGGGCCCAGGCGCGGTACATCCGCGTTACGCCCATGAAGGCCCGCCGAGTGGTGGACCTTATCCGTGGCATGGATGCCACGGAGGCTCAGGCGGTCCTGCGTTTCGCCCCGCAGGCCGCGAGCGTGCCGGTGGGCAAGGTGCTTGACAGCGCCATTGCCAACGCCGCACACAACTACGACCACACCGACGCCGACAGCCTCGTCATCTCCGAGGCGTACGTCGACGAGGGTCCGACCCTGAAGCGGTTCCGTCCGCGCGCCCAGGGCCGCGCCTACCGGATCCGCAAGCGGACCAGCCACATCACCGTGGTCGTCAGCAGCAAGGAAGGAACCCGGTAA
- the rpsC gene encoding 30S ribosomal protein S3: MGQKVNPHGFRLGITTDFKSRWYADKLYKDYVKEDVAIRRMMTSGMERAGISKVEIERTRDRVRVDIHTARPGIVIGRRGAEADRIRGDLEKLTGKQVQLNILEVKSPETDAQLVAQAVAEQLSSRVSFRRAMRKSMQGTMKAGAKGIKIQCGGRLGGAEMSRSEFYREGRVPLHTLRANVDYGFFEAKTTFGRIGVKVWIYKGDVKNIAEVRAENAAARAGNRPARGGAGGGADRPARGGRGGERGGRGRKPQQQSAPAAEAPKAEAPAAAAAPAESTGTEA, encoded by the coding sequence ATGGGCCAGAAGGTTAACCCGCATGGGTTCCGGCTCGGCATCACCACGGACTTCAAGTCCCGGTGGTACGCCGACAAGCTGTACAAGGACTACGTCAAGGAAGACGTCGCCATCCGTCGGATGATGACGTCCGGCATGGAGCGCGCCGGCATCTCGAAGGTTGAGATCGAGCGCACCCGTGACCGCGTGCGGGTGGACATCCACACCGCGCGTCCCGGCATCGTCATCGGCCGCCGTGGCGCCGAGGCCGACCGCATCCGCGGTGACCTCGAGAAGCTCACGGGCAAGCAGGTCCAGCTGAACATCCTCGAGGTCAAGAGCCCCGAGACCGACGCTCAGCTGGTTGCCCAGGCCGTTGCCGAGCAGCTGTCCTCCCGCGTCTCCTTCCGTCGTGCCATGCGCAAGAGCATGCAGGGCACGATGAAGGCCGGCGCCAAGGGCATCAAGATCCAGTGCGGTGGCCGTCTCGGCGGCGCCGAGATGTCCCGCTCGGAGTTCTACCGCGAGGGCCGTGTGCCCCTGCACACGCTCCGCGCGAACGTGGACTACGGCTTCTTCGAGGCCAAGACGACCTTCGGCCGTATCGGCGTGAAGGTCTGGATCTACAAGGGCGACGTCAAGAACATCGCCGAGGTCCGCGCCGAGAACGCTGCGGCCCGCGCGGGTAACCGCCCGGCCCGTGGCGGTGCCGGTGGCGGCGCCGACCGCCCTGCCCGTGGTGGTCGTGGTGGCGAGCGTGGCGGCCGCGGCCGCAAGCCGCAGCAGCAGTCCGCGCCGGCTGCCGAGGCCCCCAAGGCCGAGGCTCCCGCCGCCGCTGCCGCTCCGGCTGAGAGCACCGGAACGGAGGCCTGA
- the rplP gene encoding 50S ribosomal protein L16, with translation MLIPRRVKHRKQHHPKRRGQAKGGTQVSFGEYGIQALTPAYVTNRQIEAARIAMTRHIKRGGKVWINIYPDRPLTKKPAETRMGSGKGSPEWWVANVHPGRVMFELSYPNEKIAREALTRAAHKLPMKCRIVKREAGEA, from the coding sequence ATGCTGATCCCTCGTAGGGTCAAGCACCGCAAGCAGCACCACCCGAAGCGCCGTGGTCAGGCCAAGGGCGGTACGCAGGTTTCGTTCGGCGAGTACGGCATTCAGGCCCTCACGCCGGCATACGTGACGAACCGCCAGATCGAGGCGGCTCGTATCGCGATGACCCGTCACATCAAGCGTGGCGGCAAGGTCTGGATCAACATCTACCCGGACCGCCCGCTGACCAAGAAGCCCGCCGAGACCCGCATGGGTTCCGGTAAGGGTTCCCCCGAGTGGTGGGTCGCGAACGTGCACCCCGGCCGGGTCATGTTCGAGCTGTCCTACCCCAACGAGAAGATCGCCCGTGAGGCCCTTACTCGCGCAGCCCACAAGCTGCCGATGAAGTGCCGGATCGTCAAGCGCGAGGCAGGTGAAGCGTGA
- the rpmC gene encoding 50S ribosomal protein L29 produces the protein MSAGTKASELRELGDEELLAKLREAKEELFNLRFQAATGQLENHGRLKAVRKDIARIYTLMRERELGIETVESA, from the coding sequence ATGTCGGCCGGTACCAAGGCGTCCGAGCTGCGCGAACTGGGTGACGAGGAGCTTCTCGCGAAGCTCCGCGAAGCCAAGGAAGAGCTGTTCAACCTCCGCTTCCAGGCGGCGACCGGTCAGCTCGAGAACCACGGGCGGCTCAAGGCCGTCCGCAAGGACATCGCGCGGATCTACACCCTGATGCGTGAGCGCGAGCTGGGCATCGAGACGGTGGAGAGCGCCTGA
- the rpsQ gene encoding 30S ribosomal protein S17: MSESNVTEETKTSRGFRKTREGLVVSDKMDKTVVVAVEDRVKHALYGKVIRRTNKLKAHDEQNAAGVGDRVIIMETRPLSATKRWRIVEILEKAK, translated from the coding sequence ATGAGCGAGAGCAACGTGACTGAAGAGACCAAGACGAGCCGCGGTTTCCGCAAGACCCGTGAGGGTCTGGTCGTCAGCGACAAGATGGACAAGACCGTCGTCGTCGCTGTCGAGGACCGCGTCAAGCACGCGCTGTACGGCAAGGTCATCCGCCGTACGAACAAGCTCAAGGCCCACGACGAGCAGAACGCCGCAGGCGTCGGCGACCGAGTCATCATCATGGAGACTCGGCCGCTGTCCGCGACGAAGCGCTGGCGCATCGTCGAGATCCTCGAGAAGGCCAAGTAA
- the rplN gene encoding 50S ribosomal protein L14, with the protein MIQQESRLRVADNTGAKEILCIRVLGGSGRRYAGIGDVIVATVKDAIPGGNVKKGDVIKAVIVRTVKERRRPDGSYIRFDENAAVILKNDGDPRGTRIFGPVGRELREKKFMKIISLAPEVL; encoded by the coding sequence GTGATCCAGCAGGAGTCGCGACTGCGTGTCGCCGACAACACTGGTGCGAAGGAAATCCTTTGCATCCGTGTGCTCGGTGGCTCCGGTCGCCGCTACGCGGGCATCGGTGACGTCATCGTCGCCACCGTCAAGGACGCGATCCCCGGCGGCAACGTGAAGAAGGGTGACGTCATCAAGGCGGTCATCGTTCGCACCGTCAAGGAGCGCCGCCGTCCGGACGGCTCGTACATCCGCTTCGACGAGAACGCCGCCGTCATTCTGAAGAACGACGGCGACCCTCGCGGCACCCGTATCTTCGGCCCCGTCGGCCGTGAGCTGCGCGAGAAGAAGTTCATGAAGATCATCTCGCTCGCGCCGGAGGTGCTGTAA
- the rplX gene encoding 50S ribosomal protein L24 — translation MKIKKGDLVQVITGKDKGKQGKVIAAYPRDERVLVEGVNRVKKHTKAGPTARGSQAGGIVTTEAPVHVSNVQLVVEKDGNKVVTRVGFRFDDEGNKIRVAKRTGEDI, via the coding sequence ATGAAGATCAAGAAGGGCGACCTGGTCCAGGTCATCACCGGCAAGGACAAGGGCAAGCAGGGCAAGGTCATTGCCGCTTACCCGCGCGACGAGCGCGTCCTGGTCGAGGGTGTCAACCGGGTCAAGAAGCACACGAAGGCCGGTCCCACCGCTCGCGGTTCGCAGGCCGGCGGCATCGTCACGACCGAGGCGCCCGTCCACGTCTCCAACGTCCAGCTGGTCGTTGAGAAGGACGGCAACAAGGTCGTCACGCGCGTCGGTTTCCGCTTCGACGACGAGGGCAACAAGATCCGCGTTGCCAAGCGGACGGGTGAGGACATCTGA
- the rplE gene encoding 50S ribosomal protein L5 — MATTTIPRLKTKYREEIAGKLQEEFSYENVMQTPGLVKIVVNMGVGDAARDSKLIDGAIRDLTTITGQKPAVTKARKSIAQFKLREGQPIGCHVTLRGDRMWEFLDRTLSLALPRIRDFRGLSPKQFDGRGNYTFGLTEQVMFHEIDQDKIDRVRGMDITVVTTATNDAEGRALLRHLGFPFKEA, encoded by the coding sequence ATGGCTACCACCACCATTCCGCGTCTCAAGACGAAGTACCGCGAGGAGATCGCGGGCAAGCTGCAGGAAGAGTTCTCGTACGAGAACGTCATGCAGACCCCGGGTCTCGTCAAGATCGTGGTCAACATGGGTGTGGGCGACGCCGCCCGCGACTCCAAGTTGATCGATGGCGCCATCCGCGACCTCACCACGATCACCGGTCAGAAGCCGGCCGTCACCAAGGCCCGCAAGTCCATCGCGCAGTTCAAGCTGCGTGAGGGACAGCCGATCGGCTGCCACGTCACACTTCGTGGCGACCGCATGTGGGAGTTCCTGGACCGCACCCTGTCGCTGGCGCTTCCGCGCATCCGCGACTTCCGTGGTCTGTCTCCCAAGCAGTTCGACGGTCGTGGCAACTACACCTTCGGTCTCACCGAGCAGGTCATGTTCCACGAGATCGACCAGGACAAGATCGACCGCGTCCGGGGTATGGACATCACCGTGGTCACCACGGCGACCAACGACGCCGAAGGCCGTGCCCTTCTCCGTCACCTCGGCTTCCCCTTCAAGGAGGCGTAA
- a CDS encoding type Z 30S ribosomal protein S14 has translation MAKKALIAKAARKPKFGVRGYTRCQRCGRPHSVYRKFGLCRVCLREMAHRGELPGVTKSSW, from the coding sequence ATGGCGAAGAAGGCTCTGATTGCCAAGGCTGCTCGTAAGCCCAAGTTCGGTGTGCGTGGCTACACCCGCTGCCAGCGCTGCGGCCGCCCGCACTCCGTGTACCGCAAGTTCGGCCTCTGCCGCGTGTGCCTTCGTGAGATGGCTCACCGTGGAGAGCTGCCGGGCGTGACCAAGAGCTCCTGGTAG
- the rpsH gene encoding 30S ribosomal protein S8, whose translation MTMTDPIADMLTRLRNANSAYHDDVAMPHSKIKSHIAEILQQEGFITGWKVEDAEVGKKLVLELKFGPNRERSIAGIKRISKPGLRVYAKSTSLPKVLGGLGVAIISTSHGLLTGQQAGKKGVGGEVLAYVW comes from the coding sequence ATGACCATGACTGATCCCATCGCAGACATGCTTACTCGTCTGCGTAACGCGAACTCGGCGTACCACGACGATGTCGCGATGCCACACAGCAAGATCAAGTCGCACATCGCGGAGATCCTCCAGCAGGAGGGCTTCATCACCGGCTGGAAGGTCGAGGATGCCGAGGTCGGCAAGAAGCTCGTCCTCGAGCTGAAGTTCGGCCCGAACCGCGAGCGCTCCATTGCGGGCATCAAGCGGATCTCGAAGCCGGGTCTGCGTGTGTACGCGAAGTCCACCTCCCTGCCCAAGGTGCTGGGTGGCCTCGGCGTGGCGATCATCTCCACGTCGCACGGCCTCCTCACCGGACAGCAGGCCGGCAAGAAGGGCGTAGGCGGAGAAGTTCTCGCCTACGTCTGGTAG
- the rplF gene encoding 50S ribosomal protein L6: MSRIGKLPITVPAGVDVTIDGRTVQVKGPKGSLSHTVAAPIEVAKGEDGILNVTRPNDERQNKALHGLSRTLVANMITGVTTGYVKKLEISGVGYRVLAKGSNLEFSLGYSHSITVEAPEGISFKVENPTHFSVEGIDKQKVGEVAANIRKLRKPDPYKAKGVKYEGEVVRRKVGKAGK, encoded by the coding sequence ATGTCGCGTATTGGCAAGCTCCCCATCACGGTTCCCGCCGGCGTGGACGTCACCATCGACGGCCGTACGGTCCAGGTGAAGGGCCCGAAGGGCTCTCTCTCCCACACCGTCGCGGCGCCGATCGAGGTCGCCAAGGGTGAGGACGGCATTCTCAATGTCACCCGCCCGAACGACGAGCGTCAGAACAAGGCCCTCCACGGCCTGTCCCGCACGCTGGTGGCGAACATGATCACCGGCGTGACCACGGGTTACGTGAAGAAGCTCGAAATCAGCGGTGTCGGTTACCGCGTCCTGGCGAAGGGTTCCAACCTGGAATTCTCGCTCGGCTACAGCCACTCGATCACGGTCGAGGCGCCCGAGGGCATCTCGTTCAAGGTCGAGAACCCGACGCACTTCTCGGTCGAGGGAATCGACAAGCAGAAGGTCGGCGAGGTTGCGGCCAACATCCGCAAGCTGCGCAAGCCCGACCCGTACAAGGCCAAGGGCGTCAAGTACGAGGGCGAAGTCGTCCGGCGCAAGGTCGGAAAGGCGGGTAAGTAA
- the rplR gene encoding 50S ribosomal protein L18: MAYGVKIAKGDAYKRAAIKRRHIRIRKHISGTAERPRLVVTRSNRHIVAQVIDDVKGHTLASASTLDTSIRGGENDKSEQAKSVGALVAERAKAAGVEAVVFDRGGNQYAGRIAALADAAREAGLKF; encoded by the coding sequence ATGGCATACGGTGTCAAGATTGCTAAGGGCGACGCTTACAAGCGTGCTGCCATCAAGCGGCGTCACATCCGGATCCGTAAGCACATCTCGGGTACGGCTGAGCGTCCTCGCCTGGTCGTGACGCGCTCGAACCGCCACATCGTGGCCCAGGTGATCGACGACGTTAAGGGTCACACCCTCGCGTCGGCGTCCACCCTGGACACGTCGATCCGCGGCGGCGAGAACGACAAGTCCGAGCAGGCCAAGTCGGTCGGCGCCCTGGTCGCCGAGCGCGCCAAGGCCGCCGGTGTCGAGGCTGTCGTATTCGACCGTGGTGGAAACCAGTACGCCGGGCGCATTGCCGCTCTGGCGGACGCCGCCCGCGAAGCCGGACTCAAGTTCTGA
- the rpsE gene encoding 30S ribosomal protein S5: MAGPQRRGSGAGGGERRDRKGRDGGAAAEKTAYVERVVAINRVAKVVKGGRRFSFTALVVVGDGDGTVGVGYGKAKEVPAAIAKGVEEAKKHFFKVPRIQGTIPHPITGEKAAGVVLLKPASPGTGVIAGGPVRAVLECAGVHDILSKSLGSSNAINIVHATVAALKGLQRPEEIAARRGLPLEDVAPAALLRARAGAGA; encoded by the coding sequence ATGGCTGGACCCCAGCGCCGCGGAAGCGGTGCCGGTGGCGGCGAGCGGCGGGACCGGAAGGGCCGTGACGGCGGCGCTGCTGCCGAGAAGACCGCGTACGTTGAGCGCGTTGTCGCGATCAACCGCGTCGCCAAGGTTGTGAAGGGTGGTCGTCGCTTCAGCTTCACTGCGCTCGTCGTAGTGGGCGATGGTGACGGCACCGTGGGTGTCGGTTACGGCAAGGCCAAGGAGGTGCCGGCCGCGATCGCCAAGGGTGTTGAAGAGGCCAAGAAGCACTTCTTCAAGGTCCCCCGTATCCAGGGCACCATCCCGCACCCGATCACGGGCGAGAAGGCCGCGGGCGTCGTCCTGCTCAAGCCTGCCTCCCCCGGTACCGGCGTTATCGCCGGTGGCCCGGTGCGTGCTGTCCTCGAGTGCGCCGGCGTTCACGACATCCTGTCGAAGTCGCTCGGCTCGTCCAACGCGATCAACATCGTGCACGCGACCGTGGCGGCCCTCAAGGGCCTGCAGCGTCCCGAGGAGATCGCGGCCCGCCGTGGTCTGCCCCTCGAGGACGTCGCCCCCGCGGCTCTGCTGCGTGCACGTGCGGGAGCGGGTGCGTAG
- the rpmD gene encoding 50S ribosomal protein L30 translates to MAQLKITQTKSYIGSKQNHRDTLRSLGLKRINDVVVKEDRPEFRGMVHTVRHLVTVEEVD, encoded by the coding sequence ATGGCTCAGCTCAAGATCACGCAGACGAAGTCGTACATCGGCAGCAAGCAGAACCACCGCGACACCCTTCGTTCGCTTGGCCTCAAGCGGATCAACGATGTGGTCGTCAAGGAGGACCGCCCCGAGTTCCGCGGAATGGTTCACACCGTCCGCCACCTCGTGACGGTTGAGGAGGTCGACTGA
- the rplO gene encoding 50S ribosomal protein L15 — protein MAENNPLKIHNLRPAPGAKTAKTRVGRGEASKGKTAGRGTKGTKARYQVPERFEGGQMPLHMRLPKLKGFRNPFKTEYQVVNLDKLASLYPEGGEVTVEGLVANGAVRKNSLVKVLGQGEISVALQVTVDAVSGSAKEKITAAGGTVTELV, from the coding sequence ATGGCGGAGAACAACCCGCTCAAGATCCACAACCTCCGTCCCGCCCCGGGCGCCAAGACCGCCAAGACCCGTGTTGGTCGTGGTGAGGCGTCGAAGGGTAAGACGGCCGGTCGTGGTACCAAGGGCACGAAGGCCCGTTACCAGGTTCCGGAGCGCTTCGAGGGTGGCCAGATGCCCCTCCACATGCGTCTCCCGAAGCTCAAGGGCTTCCGGAACCCGTTCAAGACCGAGTACCAGGTCGTGAACCTCGACAAGCTGGCGTCGCTGTACCCGGAGGGTGGCGAAGTCACCGTCGAGGGACTCGTCGCCAACGGTGCGGTTCGCAAGAACAGCCTCGTCAAGGTCCTCGGCCAGGGCGAGATCTCCGTGGCACTGCAGGTGACGGTCGACGCCGTCTCCGGCTCCGCCAAGGAGAAGATCACCGCCGCCGGCGGTACCGTCACCGAGCTCGTCTGA